One region of Danio rerio strain Tuebingen ecotype United States chromosome 5, GRCz12tu, whole genome shotgun sequence genomic DNA includes:
- the angptl2a gene encoding angiopoietin-related protein 2a isoform X2 codes for MTVVVLKRFLLALLTLTLSRPDSVSLGFAEEFESRGDVLESEFMYAGRSKRSPEPPSTSDTDKCSYTFIVPQRKSTGAICVNSKEPEALLENRVNKQELELLNGELHKQRRQIETLQQLVEVDGGVVNEVKLLRKESRNMNARVTQLYMQLLHEIIRKRDNALEVSQLENRVLNHTSEMQQLTSRYRDLEHKYQHLASLASNQSAVIVQLEEQCRRGGFVGGRQTRPYQPPVVPPQPAQTPQHRQPPPPPVHHSPARPFHPPTYPRQNNQMTNEIQSDQNSKAMPSALPTEQSETHSFSTDKLSGPFKDCLQALEEGHSNSGMFLLKPENTNKLMQVWCDQRHDPGGWTVIQRRMDGSVNFFRNWETYKVRKSCSLTSCVSLLLHLLICILKYGIKNRQHFT; via the exons ATGACTGTCGTCGTCCTGAAGCGTTTTCTTCTGGCCCTGCTGACCTTAACTCTCTCCAGACCCGACTCTGTGTCACTCGGCTTCGCTGAGGAGTTCGAGAGCCGAGGAGATGTCCTCGAAAGCGAATTCATGTACGCCGGTCGCTCCAAACGCTCCCCCGAGCCTCCGAGCACCTCCGACACAGACAAATGCTCATACACCTTTATTGTTCCTCAAAGAAAGTCCACGGGTGCCATCTGCGTCAACTCCAAGGAGCCCGAGGCCCTGCTGGAGAACAGGGTAAACAAACAGGAGCTAGAACTACTAAACGGAGAGCTCCACAAACAGCGGCGGCAGATCGAAACACTGCAGCAGCTGGTGGAGGTAGACGGCGGGGTAGTCAACGAAGTTAAACTGCTTCGTAAAGAGTCGCGCAACATGAACGCAAGAGTCACGCAGCTCTACATGCAGCTCCTGCACGAAATCATACGCAAGAGAGACAATGCGCTGGAGGTTTCTCAGCTGGAGAACCGGGTTTTAAATCATACCTCAGAGATGCAGCAGTTAACATCGCGCTATCGAGATCTCGAACACAAATATCAACACTTAGCATCGCTCGCGAGCAATCAGAGCGCGGTTATCGTGCAGCTGGAGGAGCAATGCAGGAGAGGAGGATTTGTTGGAGGACGCCAAACTAGACCTTACCAGCCGCCAGTTGTTCCTCCACAGCCAGCGCAGACTCCCCAGCATCGTCAACCTCCACCTCCTCCGGTCCATCATTCGCCCGCCAGGCCTTTCCATCCACCCACTTACCCCCGACAAAACAACCAGATGACCAACGAAATCCAGAGTGACCAGAACTCTAAAGCAATGCCGTCGGCTTTACCCACCGAACAGTCTGAAACGCACAGCTTCTCTACTGATAAACTCTCAG GGCCGTTTAAGGACTGTCTGCAGGCTCTAGAGGAAGGACACAGCAACAGCGGCATGTTCCTGCTGAAGCCAGAAAACACCAACAAACTGATGCAGGTCTGGTGTGATCAGAGACACGACCCCGGCGGCTGGACCGTCATTCAGAGACGCATGGACGGATCCGTCAACTTCTTCAGAAACTGGGAGACATATAAGGTCAGAAAGTCATGTTCGCTCACTAGCTGTGTTTCCCTCCTCCTGCATTTATTaatctgcattttaaaatatggCATAAAAAATAGGCAACATTTTACTTGA